One part of the Methanomassiliicoccales archaeon genome encodes these proteins:
- the trmY gene encoding tRNA (pseudouridine(54)-N(1))-methyltransferase TrmY: MVREFILYSRTGKTDGNFKDLYEAGRLDVVHQCILMAIYESYASRKDVIFHAILNGPPDPPKELLVESNQLQDAPPQERNWENLIKKVLSGKSHPGITVKKNSFQALIKTKRNVFVLEKKGKDIWEIEIGEDPVFVLGDQIGLPKNEERFALRRGIKISLGEREYTSAQCICILNYVLDRLEKSS, translated from the coding sequence ATGGTAAGGGAATTCATACTTTATTCACGAACTGGAAAAACGGATGGGAATTTCAAGGATCTTTATGAAGCTGGAAGGCTCGATGTCGTTCATCAATGCATCTTAATGGCGATTTACGAATCTTACGCATCAAGAAAAGATGTGATTTTTCACGCAATCTTGAACGGTCCTCCAGACCCTCCAAAGGAACTCCTCGTCGAGAGCAATCAACTACAGGATGCCCCGCCTCAGGAGAGGAATTGGGAGAATCTCATTAAAAAGGTGCTCTCGGGAAAGTCCCATCCTGGAATTACTGTGAAGAAGAATAGTTTTCAAGCCCTCATTAAAACTAAACGCAATGTATTTGTCCTCGAGAAAAAAGGCAAAGACATTTGGGAAATAGAAATTGGCGAAGATCCTGTTTTCGTTTTGGGCGATCAAATCGGGCTTCCGAAGAACGAGGAAAGATTCGCATTGAGAAGGGGGATAAAGATTTCTCTAGGGGAAAGAGAATACACATCAGCGCAATGTATCTGCATTCTTAATTATGTTCTAGATCGCCTTGAGAAGTCGTCGTGA